The genomic DNA ATCGCTCCAGGTGATTGCGCAAGAAACTCTGCGATCAATGATGCAACCTGCTGCTGAATCACCCTCCGAGCACGCCCGCCATCGCCATCCCGGCAAATGATCCCATCCCCCGGCACGTCCTCTTCAAGCATTTCCTCCGCACCGGGCTTACACATCGACATGAAGCTGAAATGGCTCGCGTCCTTGATCTCAACGTAACGGCTTGACGCCGGGGGCAGTCGCTTGGCCAGGTTGGCAGACTCCAACTCAGCCGGAAGTTCTTGCGACGGTACACCGGCAGCGATCACCAGAGCGGGGACAGGCAGCGCGGCCAAGCTTTCATCCGTCAGGCCCCGGGAAAGGCCCAGGTCCAATGTCACCACCGCAGTCACGCGTTTGTCGCGCCAGTCGGCGGCCAGCTCGGCTTTTGCTTCAGCGGTGCTGGCGGGGTTCATCTGCTGGTAAACGGTGCAACTGGCTAACTGCGTATGGGTTTTGCAGTCTTGGGCGAAGCGCTCGGGGTCGAAGCGGGCGCCGGCGATCTCCAGGGCAGTCCAGCCGCCGAGTGAATGGCCCACGGCTGCAATTCGATCATTGGCGACTTGGCCAAATTTTTCCGGTTGAGTCGTGACCGCATCGATGGCTCGACGCAGGTCAACCGGCCGTTGCCATAACTGCGCCGCTGCTTGCGGGCTACGGTCATGGGTGGTGCTGCCGGGGTGGTTGAGGGCGGCGACGATGTAACCTTTCTGGGCCAAGGAACTGGCGAGCCAAATCTGATTACTCCAGTTGCCCCTGTAGCCGTGGGAGAGCACCACCAGTGGATGTTCGCCGGCAGTGGGGGGCGCATTGCGCACGGCAGAGGCACCGACAAATACCGCGTTATCGGCGATCAGTTGCGGGGTTGCGGTCGTTGCGCTGGGGTACCAAACAACCATCTCCAGTGCCCGACCATTGTTTGGATCCGGGAGGGTGGAGGATTGGAAGCCGACGGGGTTTTCGTCAGCCAATGCGGTAGTCGTCAGGCAGGCCAACAACAGGGCGCCGAAAGCTGTTTTCAATGTCGTTTCTTCCTTGATTGGACGAATAGGGTTCTCTAAAAGCACGGGCATTAAAGCTCAGATTCGAAGCGCTGCGCATCACTTTCATCGAGCAAAAATCCTAGCCCCCGAAAACAAAGTCCGCGGGGGCGAATCGGTCGCGGGTGTCCATGCGAATATTGCGTAGTGCCACGGTCTCCAGGTGTGACGGGTAGAGCGACTCCGAGAAATAGCTGATCAGGATGGAGCGACGGCGTGCGCCGATCACGTTCAGGCTGCCCGCGTGCACCAGATCGACATCGAACACCAGGATGTCGCCGGCGCCGCCTGACAGCTGTACAGCGCGGGACTCGTCATTGAAGTCGAAGGGTGGGGCGCCCAGCTCGGAGCGATGGCTGCCGGGGACGATCCGTGTCGCACCGTTTTCGGGGCCGTAATCGTCGAAGAAAGCCAGGGCGATGGCGATGTCGCCTGGCCGTTGAGCTGACAAGTCACGGTGCAGTTGTTGCTGGCCGCTACCGGCAAGGGGTTCGCGACCTTCGACTTGGGAGAGAAAGAACCGGTCGCCGATCAACTCACCTGCCACCGCCAGTAGCTGGGGGAGACGACATACCGCCTGAATCTTCGAATCATCGTCCAGCATCGAATAGCGCCAGTCCATGCCGCGAGGCACTGGCCATTGATCCGACGGTCGCACACCTGAATCGAATACGGCACGAAGGTCAGCCAGCCACTCGGTCGGGATCGCTTGACGGAGCAAGGTGTAGCCATCTCGATGGAGTTGTTCGCGGTCAGCCATGGTGGCCTCGACTTCCTTGTGGGGACGTTTGCAAGGCTAGTATTCAAACCAACGTAGAACCACCCGAGACTGGAAATTGGCGGCGACCAGAGACAAACCCGGAAGGTTTGCAGTTATCATCCAGCCACCATCCAAGAAAAGGACTTCACCGATGAAGCATTTGTTTGCCTGCGCTCTTCTGACATTGGCCGTTGTTGGCTACGCCAAGGCCGATCAAAGCACCTTTGAAGAAACGAACCAGTGTTCGGAAGACATCGATTGCCAAGGGGATTTCATCTGCAAAAACGGCCTATGCGATAGCCCTCAACTCCAGCGAAGCCCTGTTGCAAAACCCGCCGCCACGATTCAAGCCGCGCCTCCCGCGCCCCCGGGTGTCGCCTATCAACCGTTGCCCGTCAACACCGAGCGTGCAGGGCCTTTCACGACCCAGACCGAGGCGATGGGGACCGCGCTGAATTATCAGTCGCGGGCGGGCGTGATGAACGTCATGGAATCCATTGTTGAGCAGGCCGAGTACACCGGTTATGTGACGATTGAAAAGGCTTATACGTTTGGCCCGAGCAAGTATGTGCTGGTTGTTTCCACCGGAGAGGGGGGGAATGCGTGCCCTGCTTCGACCTATGTATTCAGTTTCGACACCCAGGCCGAGCGCGTTGATGGGAAGCGTGAGGTGCAGGGATGTTCTGAATTGGTCGAGGCCATGGCGCAGGGGAATAAGCTCGTGGTCAAGAAGGAGGGGAGTGCGATGGTTGTTTATAACGGGGTTGTTGAGTAGTTCAGGTAGACGATGCACTCGTGGCGAGGGAGCTTGCTCCCGCTTGAGTGCTCTACGAATTCACGCGGCTCGCGTAAAACTTGCTCCAAAATTGTGGATATCGAGCCGCTTTTCTGGCGTAGAAAGGGACCGATGAGTAAGCCTCTTTTAAACTTGCGAGCCTTGCGCCCGCCTTTCGGCTTCTTGGATACTCAAGGCTCCACTTTGCCAGATTGCCATCCAGAAGCTGTCCGCTTGCAATGTTGTGGAAGGTTTTACCTCAAGCATTTTGTACTTCCGGCACGTAGAAGGTTAAGGGTCGAGGGGCTTTACCCTGTGTGTCTTATAAATTTGCTGGACTTCTGGGTTGTCCAGGCTCTCGTACGTGATGTCTTCTTTGTCCAGGCCATCTAGGCCTCGGATGCCACTGATGGTTTCCGGCCACTCGTCGCGGCTGGATATGGCTACTCTGAATGGTTTCAGGTAGTTGTCGAGATGCCCTTGGCCAGGCTCGCGGATCTCATCGCTGAGTGCTCGTAGGTAATCGTCTTTGTTCGTTTTTGACCAATCGATAGCAAATTTGGCTCGATAGCAGAGCTCCATGAAGACTAATAGAATCGTACGTCCATTGCCGTCAAGAAAGGGGTGCGCGAAAGCCAGTTGACCCATCACCTCGCCAGGATGCTCTTTGAAGTGTTTCTTATCGGCTGCCAGTTTAAGTGCATAGTCGACAGACCTCTTAATGAGTTCCGGGCGCTCGAAAGCCGTACTGCGGGGATCGTTATGGGAACCTTTGAAGACGGCTAGGTGAGGTACGAGCTCGTTTCGATCTTTCCCTGCCCAAGGATAAAAGCCCGAAAATAAAATTTTGTGAACTTCGAGCACTGTCTGGAAGGTAATGGGTCTCCTTTTCGCCAGACAAGCAAGAGCATCTTCGATACTTGCCTCGAAGGAAAGATGCTCAGATTCTTTTACTTCTATAGGATCTTTAAGTCGCAATGAGTTTTGAAGATACCCGGCGGTTCCGAAATCACCGAACGGATCAAAACTCATGCGCTACGTTTCTTGGCGCGTCTTTTCTCCTGAAGGTACTCGCCTTGCAGCGTCAGGATCTGCGACTTACTCAGAACACCTTTTCTCTTGAGATTGACAAGCAACTGTTCGATGCCATCCAGCTCGACGACATCCCCAGCCAGACGAGTGATGGTCGCAGCCATGCGACTCATACCGTCAAGTTCAGCAGTGACATTGTGGGCTTTAGCAAGCTTTCGGACCTGAGTCGCGACGCTAGCAGTAGCTGTTTGGGTCATTGGAAAGTCCTCTACTCACGGCCAAACCATAGCATGGGGCTGTTTTTCTGTCTCCACGGGCTATGGGTAAAGCATCTCCGTGGTGTGCTGTATAGATCAATGGCTTGTTTCAAAAATGTCGTGGTGCGGTCGTAATTCTGTGTGCTTAAGAAAACGATGAGTCAGTGGCGAGGGAGCTTGCTCCCGTTTGAGTGCGCAGCGCTCACAAAAGGGGCCGCTGCGCAGCCCAGCGGGAGCAAGCTCCCTCGCCACGGGTTGTCGGTTGGCAGGCTTATAGAGTGGAACCTGCCGGTGCCGCATCCAATCGTCGTGCAATCACATCCATCACGTCGCACCCGTCACGCAGCGGGATGCAGCAAAGTTGTGCCAAATCTTGCAAAGTCGCGGGGTCGATGGTCAGTTCATCGCGCATTGCCAAGTTTTCCAGGAACTGGGTGGCGGCACGGATTCGGTAGGCGGCTGAGTCGAGCAGGATGTGTAGCGGGGCGGCGGTATCGACGTAGAGGGGTTGGTCGTCGGCGTTGCTGGTAAGGCCCATGTATTGATTCATAAGTAAGCTCCACTGGAAAAGTTTCACCACCTAATCGTCGCCAAACGAAGGTGGCAACTGTACGCAGGTTGGCGAACCGGAGTGGAAGCCGGCAGACCCGAAGGTCTCCCGCGTACAGCTGCCATAACGACAACTCTACAGATGCAAGAACGCCTGCAACAACGCAAGCGCTTTGCATCCCACTGCGGGTCGCCAAACCCGGCCGCCATCTGGGCGACCGCAAGACTATAGACGTCACGGCAAAAAATACGCAAGGGATTGATAGAGAAGGGGATTCCCAATCATATGTAGGACGTTGCCATAGTGGTAAGCATCCGAGCTGTACGTCTTACAACTTTGCAGATCCCTCACCTACATCAGGTCCATTCCCAACGATATGTAGGATATTTCTGTAGCCCAACCTCCCATTTCCGCCCTTAACCCCCCATTTGTCCCCCGACGCATCCCACAATCCAATCGCGCATTCCCACCCGGCACGGGATAATACGGCCCTGCTTGGGGTCACAAGCTTTTCCCCTCGTTGGTATTGGCGTCTCAGAAGGATCGAACGCGATGACAGATTGGCTCCAGAGCTATGGAGAAATGGCCGAACGGCTTCGCCGTCATCCGTGGGAGGACACGCCGCTCGGGCCGCCTGCGCAGTGGCCCGATGTGTTGAAGACCACCGTGGCGCTGAGCCTGGCCTCGCATTTTCCCCAGGCCATCATATGGGGCCCGGACCTGATCACCTTGTACAACGATGCGTTCCTGCCGATCCTCGGCAGCAAGCCCGAGGCGCTGGGGCGGCGGTTCGATGAGGTGTGGCAAGAAGCCTGGAGCGATATCGGGCCCATCGTGCAGGGCGCCTTCGATGGGCAAGCCACTTATATAGAGAACTTTCCCCTGGTCATCGAGCGCGGCGGCGGTCCTGAGCAGGCTTATTTCACGTTCTGCTACAGCCCCATCCGCGACCAGTTCGGCACGGTGGTGGGCATGTTGGACACGGTCACCGAGACCACTTCGACGGTGTTCATGACCCAGCGCCTGGCCGTGCTGGATGCCATCGGCAATGCCGTGGCGAACGCCACCGATCCGCAGAGCATCATGGCGACCACCACGCGGATTCTGGCGGCGCATCTGAACCTGTCCAATTGTGCCTACGCGGACATGGATGAGGACGAGGACGGTTTCACCATTCGCGGTGATTGGGCCAGGGCCGGTTCGCCCCATATTCTCGGGCATTATCGGCTGGCTGATTTCGGTCGTCTGGCCGTCACCAATCTGCGAGCCGGCAAACCGCTGGTGATCAACGATAACCTCAAGGAGCTGGCGCCGGAGGAAGCGGCGACGTTCCAGGCCATTGGCATCGCGGCCACCATCTGCGTGCCGTTGATCAAGGGCGGGCGATTGACCGCGCTGATGGCGATCCACGATAAAACACCGCGGGTCTGGTCATCCAACGACCTGGCGCTGCTGATGGAAGTCACGGAGCGGTCCTGGGCTCACATCGAGCGCGCCCGTGCCGATGCTGCCGTGCGCGAAGGCCTGGCGGCCCTGGCCGAATTGAATGCGACGCTGGAAGAGCGGGTCGAGGAACGCACTACGCGCTTGAAACAGACCGAAGCGGCACTGCGCCAGTCGCAAAAACTCGAAGCCATCGGCCAGCTCACCGGTGGCGTGGCTCATGACTTCAATAACCTGCTGACGATTATCCGTTCTTCGGTGGACTTCCTGCGCATGCCCAACTTGTCCGAAGAGCGCCGGCAACGCTACATGACGGCGGTGTCCGAAACCGTGGATCGCGCCTCCAAGTTGACCAGCCAGTTGCTCGCGTTTGCCCGGCGCCAGCCGTTGAAGCCCGAGGTTATCGATGTGGGCAAACAAGTGCAGAGCCTGGGGGACATGCTGCAAACCGTTACCGGGGCACGGATCCAGGTCAACGTCGAGTTGTGCGATCGACCCTGTTACATCCGCGCGGATCTGAGCCAGTTCGAGACAGCGCTGATCAACATGGCCCTCAACGCCCGGGATGCGATGAATGGTCAGGGCACGCTGTGGCTTCGGGTCAGTTGCGGCGGTGGCATGCCGCCGATCCGTGGTCATGCCGGGGCCGGGCAATCCTTTGCCGCCATAGCCTTGGCTGACACCGGTACCGGTATTGACCCGCAAGTGCTTGAGCACATCTTCGAACCCTTCTTCACTACCAAGGAAGTGGGCAAGGGCACGGGGCTGGGCTTGTCCCAGGTGTTCGGCTTTGCCAAGCAGTCCGGTGGCAACGTCGATGTTTCGACCGTGGTGGGCGAGGGAACGGTGTTCACGTTGTACCTCCCGGAAGTGGCGCCCGAGAAAAACCACGAGCCGGTCAGGGAAGAGGTCACGCACCTGGTGCTGGAAAAGGGCAAGCGCCGGGTGTTGATCGTGGAAGACAACCTGGAGGTGGGGCGTTTTGCCAACCAGATCCTCCAGGACCTGGGCTACGAAACGGCCTGGGCGACCAACGCCGAAGAAGCGCTGGAAATGGTCGGGCCGGACGCGATGGCCTTCGACGCGGTATTTTCTGACGTGGTGATGCCAGGCATCAGCGGTATCGCCCTGGCCCGGGAACTGCACCAGCGTCGCCCGGATCTACCGGTGGTGCTCACTTCCGGCTACAGCGAAGAGCTGGCCCACAGGGGGCATGAGGGCTTTGAGTTCTTGTCCAAACCCTATTCAGCCGATCAGGTTTCCCGGGTTTTGAACCGGACGATGCTGGGCACTGAATGAGTGTTTCCTTTTTGAAACAGTGAGTTCCATTCGTCGGCGAAGGGTGTTGTGGAATCAACAGTCTGTTGATGACCAACTAGTCTCATTGTCGTGAAGGTCGATATTGTCAGGCAACCGTTTGTTGTCGGTATGGACCTCAATGAAAGGGGAAAGGCAATGGGAACACCATACAGCGAGGAGCACGGAGCCGCTTATCCGATCAATGAAGGGTTGCAATGTGGCCAGTCGACCTACCATGCAGACTTTGGCGACGAGCCGATCAAGTCCATCAGGACGAAGGTGGCCAAAGTGCAGCGAGGGGAGAAGGCCAAGTTTTTACCCAGGGTTCCGGTCAAGAAGTGACGGGAATCGTGGTAGGGGAGCTTGCTCCCACCGGGCTGCATGGCAGCCCTTTTTTATGGGCGCTTGGCGTTGGTGCGCCAGCCCGGTCAAGCGGGAGCAAGCTCCCTTGCCACGGGGAATATTTCGGTTTCTAGATAAATATTTTTCATCTTTTCTCAACTGGCGGTTTCTTTCACGTTTCTTTCACAAGCAGGTACGTACTCTCAGCTCATCCGTTAGAAAGCAGTACCTGCCCGTTTCCCCAGCGGGCTTTTTTTTGCCTGTCATAAAATAATCCGCCGTTTCGTTGTCCAACCGTCATGGCTGACGCTGTTTGGCGTACACTCGCGCCCGCGCGCACTGGCCATTTCTCCCCGATGCGGCATTCTTGAGGTTTCTATCATGCGTTTGACTTTGTCCACCTTGGTACTGGGGTTGGTAGTTGCCCAGGGCGCGATGGCTGCCGGCGACGGTACCGCTGCAGTCGGCGGCGGTCTGGGCGGTGTGTTGGGCAACGTGGTCGGCCAGCAAATGGGCGGCAGCACAGGCGCCGCGATCGGCGCGGGCGTCGGCGGCGCAGCCGGCAGCGCCGTGGGCGCGCGCAAGGGCAGCCGCACCGAAGCCGCCATCGGCGGTGGCCTGGGTTCGGCCGGTGGCTCGATCGTCGGTAACCGTCTGGGCGGCTCCACCGGCTCCACCATCGGTGCTGGCGTCGGCGGCGCAGCGGGCGGCGCGTTGGGCAGCAACCTGTCCAATGACAACCACGGTCACTCCGGTGGTAAGAAGCACAAGCATAAGCCCAAGAGAAATCATCGTTAAGCGGATGCTTGGATGAATGGACTCGGCCTTGTGCCGTAATGCTGTTCACTTAGAAAAAACGGCGCTTCTTTCAGAAATGGGAAGCGCCGTTTTTTTGCTTTTTTTATTGACGGAGCGTCGAGCTCAAGAGCCCAAAGCAAGAGCAGCAGACAGCTCCAGCCGCTGTGCAACAGCACCACCGCCATCGCGAGCAAGCTCGCTCCCACACAGTTTTTTGATCGTTTATAAGATCAGTGTCCACCGACGATCCCTGTGGGAGCCGAGCTTGCTCGCGATGGCGGTGGGTCAGCTTGCATCAGTATTGGATGTGCCGCCGTCTTCGCGAGCAAGCCCGCTCCCACAATCGGATCGGGGGTATAACCGGAGAGCCAGGTCGGCTGTCAGGCCGCCTCGCGAGCAAGCTTTGCTCCCACAGGTCCAGCTCAAACAAGTCTGATGGGTGTACACCCCCCCGCAAGAACCAGGTCGGCTATCAGGCCGCCTCGCGGTGGACGTTGATCTCGGCGCCCCGTTAACCACGATGGCCGAACGCAGGCATTGTGGAGTGGGCATCCCGGCATGGATGCCGGGATAGCCGCGCTGGGGCCATGGATGGCCCTTCGCGACGGGCCCACGGAGCAATGCCTGCGTTCGGGCACACCGAGCCTAGGCGAGGTGCCAAGTGGTGGGGCAGAAGCGTTTTGGTTACTTTTGCCTGGGCCGGCATTCCGGCTTCTCAAAAGTGACCCGCCGTCAGGGCGGAACCATAAGCAGCCGTTACCCAAAAAACGGATATACACACCAATCCTCAGGAACGATTGCCACCCCCCCACCTCAAATTCATACATCCATCAGCAATCGCGAGGTGCGCCATGACACCGGAAACCGAAGGCAAGGAAGAAAAAGGCCCAACGGGCGTTCCCTTCATCAATGATCCGGGCCTCAACGACCCAGGCAATGAAGACCCCGGTTCCCTGATGGACGACGCCCAGGTGCCTTTGCTCGACGACGAAGAACGCTGAACTTGAGGACGAATCCTACAAGTGAAGTCGCTCAAACGGATCGCCCGCGTTCTTTAAGCTGCAGGACAGGTGCATGCACCTGCCAGGAGATTGTATGACTGCCGATTCCCCCGTTCCCAATGACGAAGAAACCCCGGAATACCCGCTGCCATCGCCCACCAACCCGCTGAGCCGCGACCAGCTCCCACCCGATGACGAAGCGGGCGTCGAGCAGGTGCCCAGCGACGACGAGGATGTCGAAGCGACCCCGGATGATCCGGACATCGCCGGTGACGACGCCTCCGGCACGCCGAGCTGATCGGCAGGCCCGCCTGTCGATCCAGTGGCACCATCGGCCCGCCACGCCTGCCAGACATCAGGTAAGTACCTTGAAAAGGAGACT from Pseudomonas beijingensis includes the following:
- a CDS encoding alpha/beta hydrolase family protein produces the protein MKTAFGALLLACLTTTALADENPVGFQSSTLPDPNNGRALEMVVWYPSATTATPQLIADNAVFVGASAVRNAPPTAGEHPLVVLSHGYRGNWSNQIWLASSLAQKGYIVAALNHPGSTTHDRSPQAAAQLWQRPVDLRRAIDAVTTQPEKFGQVANDRIAAVGHSLGGWTALEIAGARFDPERFAQDCKTHTQLASCTVYQQMNPASTAEAKAELAADWRDKRVTAVVTLDLGLSRGLTDESLAALPVPALVIAAGVPSQELPAELESANLAKRLPPASSRYVEIKDASHFSFMSMCKPGAEEMLEEDVPGDGIICRDGDGGRARRVIQQQVASLIAEFLAQSPGAIDKEAR
- a CDS encoding phytanoyl-CoA dioxygenase family protein, whose product is MADREQLHRDGYTLLRQAIPTEWLADLRAVFDSGVRPSDQWPVPRGMDWRYSMLDDDSKIQAVCRLPQLLAVAGELIGDRFFLSQVEGREPLAGSGQQQLHRDLSAQRPGDIAIALAFFDDYGPENGATRIVPGSHRSELGAPPFDFNDESRAVQLSGGAGDILVFDVDLVHAGSLNVIGARRRSILISYFSESLYPSHLETVALRNIRMDTRDRFAPADFVFGG
- a CDS encoding Fic/DOC family protein, with protein sequence MSFDPFGDFGTAGYLQNSLRLKDPIEVKESEHLSFEASIEDALACLAKRRPITFQTVLEVHKILFSGFYPWAGKDRNELVPHLAVFKGSHNDPRSTAFERPELIKRSVDYALKLAADKKHFKEHPGEVMGQLAFAHPFLDGNGRTILLVFMELCYRAKFAIDWSKTNKDDYLRALSDEIREPGQGHLDNYLKPFRVAISSRDEWPETISGIRGLDGLDKEDITYESLDNPEVQQIYKTHRVKPLDP
- a CDS encoding short-chain dehydrogenase, producing MNQYMGLTSNADDQPLYVDTAAPLHILLDSAAYRIRAATQFLENLAMRDELTIDPATLQDLAQLCCIPLRDGCDVMDVIARRLDAAPAGSTL
- a CDS encoding GAF domain-containing hybrid sensor histidine kinase/response regulator — its product is MTDWLQSYGEMAERLRRHPWEDTPLGPPAQWPDVLKTTVALSLASHFPQAIIWGPDLITLYNDAFLPILGSKPEALGRRFDEVWQEAWSDIGPIVQGAFDGQATYIENFPLVIERGGGPEQAYFTFCYSPIRDQFGTVVGMLDTVTETTSTVFMTQRLAVLDAIGNAVANATDPQSIMATTTRILAAHLNLSNCAYADMDEDEDGFTIRGDWARAGSPHILGHYRLADFGRLAVTNLRAGKPLVINDNLKELAPEEAATFQAIGIAATICVPLIKGGRLTALMAIHDKTPRVWSSNDLALLMEVTERSWAHIERARADAAVREGLAALAELNATLEERVEERTTRLKQTEAALRQSQKLEAIGQLTGGVAHDFNNLLTIIRSSVDFLRMPNLSEERRQRYMTAVSETVDRASKLTSQLLAFARRQPLKPEVIDVGKQVQSLGDMLQTVTGARIQVNVELCDRPCYIRADLSQFETALINMALNARDAMNGQGTLWLRVSCGGGMPPIRGHAGAGQSFAAIALADTGTGIDPQVLEHIFEPFFTTKEVGKGTGLGLSQVFGFAKQSGGNVDVSTVVGEGTVFTLYLPEVAPEKNHEPVREEVTHLVLEKGKRRVLIVEDNLEVGRFANQILQDLGYETAWATNAEEALEMVGPDAMAFDAVFSDVVMPGISGIALARELHQRRPDLPVVLTSGYSEELAHRGHEGFEFLSKPYSADQVSRVLNRTMLGTE
- a CDS encoding glycine zipper domain-containing protein; its protein translation is MRLTLSTLVLGLVVAQGAMAAGDGTAAVGGGLGGVLGNVVGQQMGGSTGAAIGAGVGGAAGSAVGARKGSRTEAAIGGGLGSAGGSIVGNRLGGSTGSTIGAGVGGAAGGALGSNLSNDNHGHSGGKKHKHKPKRNHR